A section of the Flavobacteriales bacterium genome encodes:
- a CDS encoding YdcF family protein gives MSVRLLSGRAPVLLLVLLGIAGGLWLFRVPVLRASGAFLIREDALRHADALYVLGGASLDRGREAARVMQAGWCDHAWFTGSNIPTVLESMGIPLPEADVSLQAAERAGLPVGRGSAIHYGTSTMEEADAILVHAHRAGHDTIMVLSSKFHLRRIHRVFARHPRAGGITVLLHGAPAVQFREEEWWRYEDGLVMLANEYLKLVYYAWRY, from the coding sequence ATGTCCGTTCGCTTGCTTTCCGGTCGTGCGCCCGTCCTCCTGCTGGTCCTGCTCGGCATCGCCGGAGGACTGTGGCTGTTCCGGGTGCCGGTGCTGCGCGCTTCGGGTGCCTTCCTCATCCGCGAGGATGCCCTCCGCCACGCCGATGCCCTCTACGTGCTGGGGGGCGCCTCGCTGGACCGCGGCCGTGAGGCCGCCCGCGTGATGCAGGCCGGGTGGTGCGACCACGCCTGGTTCACCGGTTCCAACATCCCCACCGTCCTGGAGTCGATGGGGATCCCGCTGCCGGAGGCCGATGTGTCGCTCCAGGCTGCGGAACGCGCGGGACTGCCGGTGGGGAGGGGATCCGCCATCCACTACGGCACCAGCACCATGGAGGAGGCGGACGCCATCCTGGTCCACGCGCATCGTGCCGGGCACGATACGATCATGGTGCTGTCCTCGAAGTTCCACCTACGACGCATCCACCGGGTGTTCGCCCGCCATCCGCGGGCCGGCGGCATCACCGTGCTGCTGCATGGTGCACCGGCCGTCCAGTTCCGCGAAGAGGAATGGTGGCGCTACGAGGACGGGCTGGTGATGCTCGCCAACGAGTACCTGAAACTCGTGTACTACGCTTGGCGCTACTAA
- a CDS encoding iron ABC transporter permease, with protein sequence MATRRSLGARGIAPGAAVLLALPVLAPLLVVLTAPWHARAVEWPHVWRTIIPAHTSETLLLLGGTVFLATALGTGCAWLVAAFDFPGRRIFRWALVLPLTVPTYIGAITYAALLGPTGSISLQVHAATGWRPDIVDLPGLCVVLGLVLYPYVYLPARAVFSGGLRDALDAARLLGARGVRRFRAVALPLARPAIAGGALLVAMETLNDYGAVKFYGIRTLTTAIFQSWGGLYDLGSALRIGGLLLGLVALLLLLERRSRRHRRQATEDPALQRTPLRGARGSAAATACGLVLGLGFVLPAVKLLGDAWSVLPRWEAATDLLALGRTVGVAGAAAAATLLLALLLSFAWRHGRGPWVQALVQASGLGYAIPGAVIAVGVMTAAGGLDRALGLPFTLIGSIGVLVYAFAVRFLAVALHPVQGGLARQSIAQDEAARMLGASPVRTYLRINLPALRPVMLAALVLVAIDVIKELPLTLILRPFDFDTLSTRVFEQARIEAMEAAAPPALLIVLCGLVPVLVLDRLAERRAQA encoded by the coding sequence ATGGCCACCCGTCGGAGCTTGGGCGCACGCGGCATCGCACCTGGTGCGGCCGTGCTGCTCGCCCTGCCGGTGCTGGCTCCGTTGCTGGTCGTGCTCACCGCGCCCTGGCACGCCAGGGCCGTGGAGTGGCCCCATGTGTGGCGCACGATCATCCCCGCGCATACCAGCGAGACCCTGCTCCTCCTGGGCGGCACGGTGTTCCTGGCCACGGCACTGGGCACCGGCTGCGCCTGGCTGGTGGCCGCCTTCGACTTCCCGGGGCGGCGGATCTTCCGATGGGCCCTGGTGCTGCCGCTGACCGTGCCCACCTACATCGGTGCGATCACCTACGCCGCCCTGCTGGGCCCCACCGGCAGCATCAGCCTCCAGGTGCATGCCGCCACCGGTTGGCGTCCCGACATCGTCGATCTGCCCGGGCTGTGCGTCGTGCTCGGCCTGGTGCTCTACCCCTATGTCTACCTCCCGGCCCGTGCGGTGTTCTCCGGCGGCCTGCGCGATGCGCTGGACGCCGCACGGCTGCTGGGCGCGCGCGGGGTTCGACGGTTCCGCGCCGTGGCGCTGCCCCTGGCACGACCGGCCATCGCCGGCGGCGCGCTGCTGGTGGCCATGGAGACGCTGAACGACTACGGTGCGGTGAAGTTCTACGGCATCCGCACCCTGACCACGGCCATTTTCCAGAGCTGGGGCGGACTCTACGACCTGGGCAGCGCGCTGCGGATCGGCGGGCTGCTGCTGGGGCTGGTGGCCCTGCTGCTGCTGCTGGAGCGCCGCAGCCGCCGCCATCGGAGACAGGCCACCGAAGACCCCGCGCTTCAGCGCACGCCCCTCCGCGGCGCACGGGGCAGCGCGGCCGCCACCGCCTGTGGACTGGTGCTCGGGCTCGGCTTCGTGCTGCCTGCGGTCAAGCTGCTGGGCGATGCGTGGTCCGTGCTTCCCCGCTGGGAGGCCGCCACCGACCTGCTGGCCCTGGGCCGCACCGTGGGCGTGGCCGGTGCGGCGGCGGCCGCCACCCTGCTGCTGGCCCTGCTGCTGAGCTTCGCCTGGCGCCATGGCCGCGGTCCCTGGGTGCAGGCGCTGGTGCAGGCCTCCGGGCTGGGCTACGCCATCCCCGGCGCGGTGATCGCCGTGGGCGTGATGACCGCGGCCGGCGGGTTGGACCGGGCGCTGGGGCTGCCGTTCACCCTGATCGGCAGCATCGGTGTCCTGGTCTACGCGTTCGCCGTGCGCTTCCTGGCCGTGGCCCTTCACCCCGTGCAGGGCGGCCTGGCCCGTCAATCCATCGCACAGGACGAAGCGGCGCGGATGCTGGGCGCCTCCCCCGTGCGCACCTACCTGCGCATCAACCTCCCCGCCCTGCGGCCGGTGATGCTCGCCGCGCTCGTGCTGGTGGCCATCGACGTCATCAAGGAACTGCCGCTCACGCTCATCCTGCGCCCCTTCGACTTCGACACCTTGAGCACCCGCGTGTTCGAACAGGCGCGCATCGAAGCGATGGAGGCCGCGGCGCCTCCGGCCCTGCTCATCGTGCTCTGCGGGTTGGTGCCCGTGCTGGTGCTGGACCGCCTGGCGGAACGACGGGCGCAGGCTTGA
- a CDS encoding trypsin-like peptidase domain-containing protein, protein MHRTTILIGLLAAPLLSLAQPAFGGRPFGLSAPKYGLPAPVLLTLPEVDVAARMAEDDLHAQQGRPGPARFGVVHPTAFDLEHHGSWHNGPDGLRIWQLALHCPGAMAVGVTFTDFRIPEGGRVFVYDPQGPYRGGFTAASAPGQLSMGTVPLAGHTVVVEVQEPASATGLTRLTIGEVVHAYRDPFGGAKGFGDSGSCNINVICPDGDPWRDQIRSVALIMAGGGTCTGQLLNNCAEDGTPYFLTANHCVSGSTANWVFVFNWDSPTCTPTNNAPDNETVAGSTLLVNDPGTDVALLELSAAPPDTFNVFYSGWDHSGAFPDSLIGIHHPRGDIKKISRDLDPPLQGTFGSPPAQCWHIQTWDHGTTEPGSSGSGVWDQNKRLVGQLFGGQADCSNSVNDYYGRFDLSWPLLEQYLGTCGPTLDGWDPNGLVPTTNDAAVTAIFDLPEQLCGIDSITPYVTLKNNGTAVLTGATLLVTVDAGAPVPQPWSGGLQPGQTMNVPLGTLYVGNGTHTLTVASSLPNGLTDGNPANDASSKEFLVAFPAQDVSIILTLDAWGSETTWELSTDQGTILDEGGPYLNGAPGQEVDLSYCLGDGCYIFTLEDVAGDGICCDYGDGGLVVLDGDSVLLAESDGQFTDLEEVTFCITGTGIASHDDAAAFTLWPNPANDQLTVECSWAERIIVYDLTGRPMLGVGLRTGSTRHAVDITTLAAGGYVVECMGEGLRRALPLLIQR, encoded by the coding sequence ATGCACCGGACCACGATCCTGATCGGCCTGTTGGCCGCTCCGCTCCTCTCCCTGGCGCAGCCCGCGTTCGGCGGGCGCCCGTTCGGACTTTCCGCACCGAAGTATGGCCTGCCCGCACCGGTGCTGCTGACCCTGCCCGAGGTGGATGTGGCGGCGCGCATGGCCGAGGACGACCTGCATGCCCAGCAAGGACGGCCGGGACCAGCGCGGTTCGGTGTCGTGCACCCCACCGCCTTCGACCTGGAGCACCACGGCAGCTGGCACAATGGGCCCGATGGGCTTCGCATCTGGCAGCTGGCGCTGCATTGTCCGGGTGCCATGGCGGTGGGCGTCACCTTCACCGACTTCCGCATCCCGGAGGGCGGTCGGGTGTTCGTGTACGATCCGCAGGGCCCCTACCGCGGCGGCTTCACGGCAGCGAGCGCACCGGGGCAGCTGAGCATGGGTACCGTGCCCCTCGCGGGCCACACGGTGGTGGTGGAAGTGCAGGAACCCGCCTCGGCAACCGGCCTCACGAGGCTCACCATCGGCGAGGTGGTGCATGCCTACCGCGATCCCTTCGGGGGCGCGAAGGGTTTCGGTGACAGCGGATCGTGCAACATCAACGTGATCTGCCCGGACGGCGATCCGTGGCGCGACCAGATCCGCAGTGTGGCACTGATCATGGCCGGTGGTGGCACCTGCACCGGTCAGTTGCTGAACAACTGCGCCGAGGACGGCACGCCCTACTTCCTCACCGCCAACCACTGCGTGAGCGGCAGCACGGCCAACTGGGTCTTCGTGTTCAACTGGGACAGCCCCACCTGCACCCCCACCAACAACGCCCCGGACAACGAGACGGTGGCGGGCAGCACCCTGCTGGTGAACGACCCGGGCACCGATGTGGCGCTGCTGGAGCTGAGCGCGGCACCGCCGGACACCTTCAACGTGTTCTACTCGGGCTGGGACCACAGCGGCGCGTTTCCCGACAGCCTGATCGGGATCCACCATCCCCGCGGCGACATCAAGAAGATCAGCCGCGACCTGGACCCGCCCCTGCAGGGCACCTTCGGAAGCCCGCCCGCCCAGTGCTGGCACATCCAGACCTGGGACCACGGCACCACCGAGCCCGGCTCCAGCGGCAGCGGGGTGTGGGACCAGAACAAGCGGCTGGTGGGTCAGCTCTTCGGCGGCCAGGCCGACTGCAGCAATAGCGTGAACGACTATTACGGCCGCTTCGACCTGAGCTGGCCGCTGCTGGAGCAATACCTGGGCACCTGCGGACCGACGCTGGACGGCTGGGACCCGAACGGGCTCGTCCCCACCACGAACGACGCAGCGGTGACCGCCATCTTCGACCTGCCCGAGCAGCTCTGCGGCATCGACAGCATCACGCCGTACGTGACCCTGAAGAACAATGGCACGGCAGTGCTCACGGGCGCGACCCTGCTGGTGACCGTGGATGCCGGAGCGCCCGTGCCGCAACCCTGGAGCGGCGGCCTTCAGCCCGGGCAGACGATGAACGTGCCCCTCGGCACGCTGTACGTCGGTAACGGCACGCATACGCTGACGGTGGCCAGCAGCCTGCCCAACGGCCTCACCGATGGAAACCCGGCCAACGACGCCTCCAGCAAGGAATTCCTGGTGGCCTTCCCCGCGCAGGACGTATCGATCATCCTGACGCTCGACGCCTGGGGCAGCGAGACCACCTGGGAGCTGTCCACCGACCAGGGCACGATCCTCGACGAGGGCGGCCCCTACCTGAACGGCGCACCCGGCCAGGAGGTGGACCTCTCCTATTGCCTCGGCGATGGCTGCTACATCTTCACCCTCGAGGATGTGGCGGGTGATGGCATCTGCTGCGACTACGGCGACGGCGGACTGGTAGTGCTCGACGGCGACAGTGTGCTGCTGGCGGAGAGCGATGGCCAGTTCACCGATCTGGAGGAGGTCACCTTCTGCATCACGGGCACGGGCATCGCCTCGCACGACGACGCGGCGGCCTTCACCCTGTGGCCCAATCCGGCGAACGACCAGCTCACGGTGGAATGCTCCTGGGCCGAGCGGATCATCGTGTACGACCTGACCGGCCGCCCCATGCTCGGCGTGGGCCTGCGGACCGGCAGCACGCGCCACGCGGTGGACATCACCACACTGGCCGCCGGAGGCTACGTGGTGGAATGCATGGGCGAAGGCCTCCGGCGCGCCCTGCCCCTGTTGATCCAGCGCTGA
- a CDS encoding DinB family protein codes for MRPVPWNQRQLPFGRGLDELPVLVERVRGTPHRLRALLQHRSPEALSLRISGKWSVMEHLGHLITLQDRFEERVTDFELRRPRLCVIDLSDQDRALTGQRGRSLGDVLEELHLKRKAFLRRVERLSQASLLHVASHPCKDRPMRPMDMLLWIAEHDDHHLATLRGLVSGPEEDRT; via the coding sequence ATGCGACCCGTTCCCTGGAACCAGCGCCAGCTGCCTTTCGGCCGCGGATTGGATGAACTGCCCGTGCTTGTGGAGCGCGTGCGCGGCACTCCCCATCGGTTGCGTGCCCTGCTCCAGCACCGCAGCCCCGAGGCGCTCAGCCTGCGCATCAGCGGCAAGTGGAGCGTGATGGAGCACCTGGGCCATCTGATCACGCTGCAGGACCGGTTCGAGGAGCGCGTGACCGATTTCGAGCTGCGCCGGCCGCGCCTGTGCGTGATCGACCTGTCCGACCAGGACCGGGCCCTGACCGGGCAGCGGGGACGCAGCCTGGGTGATGTGCTCGAGGAGCTGCACCTGAAGCGCAAGGCCTTCCTGCGCCGTGTGGAGCGTCTCTCGCAGGCCTCACTGCTGCATGTGGCCTCGCACCCCTGCAAGGACCGCCCCATGCGTCCCATGGACATGCTGCTCTGGATCGCCGAGCACGACGATCATCATCTGGCCACCCTGCGCGGGCTGGTCTCCGGTCCGGAGGAGGACCGAACCTGA
- the uvrB gene encoding excinuclease ABC subunit UvrB: protein MPFQLVSEFIPTGDQPEAIRQLVAGAREGVPFQTLLGVTGSGKTFTVANMIAELDRPALILSHNKTLAAQLYGEFKHFFPHDRVEYFVSYYDYYQPEAYLPTTNTYIEKDLSINQEIEKLRLSATSALLSGRRNVIVVASVSCIYGIGNPAEFHRSMVEVRTGQKVSRNKLLLQLVEALYSRKDAEPTRGQFRVRGDVVEVFLAYADEGMRIHFWGDEIERLERFDVQGGRTIEAVDRTTIYPANIFVTSRDTMNAALQAIQEDCGRQVEFFKSIGKHLEAKRLEERTLYDLEMMRELGYCSGIENYSRYFDHRQPGQRPFCLLDYFPKDFLMVIDESHATIGQVQAMYGGDRSRKKNLVEYGFRLPSAMDNRPLTFAEFEGMLGQTVFVSATPADYELQRCEGVVVEQVVRPTGLLDPPIEVRPSRDQIDDLLHEVRLREQRSERVLVTTLTKRMAEELSTFLGRNGVKCKYIHSEVETLERIEILRQLRLGLFDVLVGVNLLREGLDLPEVSLVAVIDADKEGFLRSDRSLTQTAGRAARNVNGRVIFYADTVTESMQRTIDETERRRAKQMAYNAEHGITPQQIRRDRQDVIRQTGVLEASERVPPQAYVEPEALSLAADPVVAYMTADQLAENCRILEQEMRKAAKQMDFINAAQLRDELFAMRKLLEERQQASNEA, encoded by the coding sequence GTGCCCTTCCAGCTCGTTTCCGAGTTCATCCCCACGGGTGATCAGCCCGAGGCCATCCGCCAGTTGGTGGCCGGCGCGCGGGAAGGCGTGCCGTTCCAGACCCTGCTGGGCGTCACCGGATCGGGCAAGACCTTCACCGTGGCCAACATGATCGCGGAGCTGGACCGGCCCGCGCTGATCCTGAGCCACAACAAGACGCTGGCCGCCCAGCTCTACGGCGAGTTCAAGCACTTCTTCCCGCACGACCGGGTGGAGTACTTCGTGAGCTACTACGACTACTACCAGCCCGAGGCCTATCTGCCCACGACGAACACCTACATCGAGAAGGACCTCAGCATCAACCAGGAGATCGAGAAGCTGCGGTTGAGCGCCACCAGCGCGCTGCTGAGCGGGAGGCGCAACGTGATCGTGGTGGCCAGCGTGAGCTGCATCTACGGCATCGGCAACCCGGCGGAGTTCCACCGCAGCATGGTGGAGGTGCGCACCGGACAGAAGGTGAGCCGCAACAAGCTGCTGCTTCAGCTGGTGGAAGCGCTGTACAGCCGCAAGGATGCCGAGCCCACGCGCGGCCAGTTCCGCGTGCGGGGCGATGTGGTCGAGGTGTTCCTCGCCTACGCGGACGAGGGCATGCGCATCCACTTCTGGGGCGACGAGATCGAACGGCTGGAACGCTTCGACGTGCAGGGCGGCCGCACCATCGAGGCGGTGGACCGCACCACCATCTATCCGGCGAACATCTTCGTCACCAGCCGAGACACCATGAACGCGGCCCTGCAGGCCATCCAGGAGGACTGCGGGCGGCAGGTGGAGTTCTTCAAGAGCATCGGCAAGCACCTGGAGGCCAAGCGGCTGGAGGAGCGCACGTTGTACGACCTGGAGATGATGCGTGAGCTGGGGTATTGCTCGGGCATCGAGAACTACAGCCGCTATTTCGATCATCGGCAGCCCGGGCAGCGGCCCTTCTGCCTGCTGGATTACTTCCCGAAGGACTTCCTGATGGTGATCGACGAGAGCCACGCCACCATCGGGCAGGTGCAGGCCATGTACGGCGGCGACCGCAGCCGCAAGAAGAACCTGGTGGAATACGGGTTCCGCCTGCCCAGCGCGATGGACAACCGGCCGCTCACCTTCGCGGAGTTCGAGGGCATGCTGGGCCAGACCGTCTTCGTGAGCGCCACCCCGGCGGACTACGAGCTGCAGCGCTGCGAAGGCGTGGTGGTGGAGCAGGTGGTGCGCCCCACAGGCCTGCTGGACCCGCCCATCGAGGTGCGGCCCAGCCGGGACCAGATCGACGACCTGCTGCACGAGGTGCGGCTGCGCGAGCAGCGCAGCGAACGCGTCCTGGTGACGACGCTCACCAAGCGCATGGCCGAGGAGCTCAGCACCTTCCTCGGCCGGAACGGCGTCAAGTGCAAGTACATCCACAGCGAGGTGGAGACCCTGGAACGCATCGAGATCCTGCGGCAGCTGCGACTGGGCCTGTTCGATGTGCTGGTGGGCGTGAACCTGCTGCGCGAAGGCCTTGACCTGCCGGAGGTGAGCCTGGTGGCCGTGATCGATGCCGACAAGGAGGGCTTCCTGCGCAGCGACCGCAGCCTGACCCAGACGGCCGGGCGGGCGGCGCGGAACGTCAACGGCCGCGTCATCTTCTACGCCGACACGGTGACCGAGAGCATGCAGCGCACCATCGACGAGACGGAGCGGCGCCGCGCCAAGCAGATGGCCTACAACGCCGAGCACGGCATCACCCCGCAGCAGATCAGGCGCGACCGGCAGGATGTGATCCGGCAGACCGGTGTGCTGGAGGCGAGCGAGCGCGTACCGCCGCAGGCCTATGTGGAGCCCGAGGCCCTGAGCCTGGCCGCCGACCCCGTGGTGGCCTACATGACCGCCGACCAGCTCGCCGAGAACTGCCGCATCCTGGAGCAGGAGATGCGCAAGGCGGCCAAGCAGATGGACTTCATCAATGCCGCGCAGCTGCGCGACGAGCTCTTCGCCATGCGCAAGCTGCTGGAGGAGCGGCAGCAGGCCTCCAACGAAGCCTGA
- a CDS encoding Fe(3+) ABC transporter substrate-binding protein: MPKHMSVLLNSWPILLLLLPLVRCSDGGSTGNEASRQVNVYSHRHYDTDKALFDAFTRATGIEVNLVLADDNEVLARLEREGERSPCDLLITSDAGRLGQARMRGLLRPVRSALLDSVVPAALRDPEGHWYGLTMRARVLAYNRNKVRAEELPTYQALTAPQWKGRLLARSSENLYNQSLMAAFVAHYGPDSAQAWARGVAANFARDPKGGDTDQLLALAEGIGDVALANSYYIGKLMSGDEPERARAREVIAVALPTMGGSGTHVNVSGAGVARHARHEAEAIALLEFLLGAEAQRAFAEGNKEYPVRRGVAVDPVLESFGTLTPDTLDLAQLGLNNATAVKLLQAAGWR; encoded by the coding sequence ATGCCGAAGCACATGTCCGTCCTGCTGAACAGTTGGCCCATCCTCCTCCTGCTGCTTCCGCTCGTGCGTTGCTCCGATGGAGGATCCACCGGGAACGAGGCCTCGCGCCAAGTGAACGTGTACAGCCACAGGCACTACGACACGGACAAGGCCCTGTTCGACGCCTTCACCCGGGCCACCGGCATCGAGGTGAACCTGGTGCTGGCCGATGACAACGAGGTGCTGGCACGGCTGGAGCGCGAGGGCGAGCGCAGCCCGTGCGACCTGCTGATCACCAGTGACGCGGGGCGGCTGGGGCAGGCCCGGATGCGCGGCCTCCTGCGTCCGGTGCGCTCCGCGCTCCTCGACAGTGTGGTGCCGGCGGCGCTGCGCGATCCCGAAGGGCATTGGTACGGGCTGACGATGCGGGCGCGCGTGCTGGCCTACAACAGGAACAAGGTGCGTGCGGAGGAACTGCCCACCTACCAGGCGCTGACGGCCCCGCAGTGGAAGGGGCGGCTGCTGGCCCGCTCGTCGGAGAACCTGTACAACCAGAGCCTGATGGCGGCCTTCGTGGCCCACTACGGCCCGGACAGCGCGCAGGCGTGGGCCCGCGGCGTGGCGGCCAACTTCGCCCGCGATCCGAAGGGGGGTGACACCGACCAGCTGCTGGCGTTGGCCGAGGGCATCGGCGATGTGGCCCTTGCCAACAGCTACTACATCGGCAAGCTGATGAGCGGCGACGAGCCGGAACGGGCCAGGGCCCGCGAAGTGATCGCCGTGGCCCTGCCGACGATGGGCGGTTCGGGCACCCACGTGAACGTGAGCGGTGCCGGTGTGGCCAGGCACGCACGGCACGAGGCCGAGGCCATCGCCCTGCTGGAGTTCCTGTTGGGTGCCGAAGCCCAGCGCGCCTTCGCCGAGGGCAACAAGGAGTATCCCGTGCGCCGCGGTGTGGCGGTGGACCCGGTGCTGGAGTCCTTCGGCACGCTCACCCCCGACACGCTCGATCTGGCGCAGTTGGGCCTGAACAACGCCACGGCCGTGAAGCTGCTGCAGGCCGCCGGCTGGCGCTGA
- a CDS encoding trypsin-like peptidase domain-containing protein has protein sequence MKHLLPGTFASLAFLTAAPLLAQLEFGGRPYGLDRSVHGLPEPPVAVMPVVDPAPLLAEDEARLANGNKGPYRYGVVHATDLGLDNSGSWTVLSNGDRVWQLGIECPAAFSIDMVFTTYVVPEGARVYVHTPNGEHLGAFTAASNGGFTQMGVAPMTGDRITIEYVEPASVAGQGDLRIGEVIHAYRDIMGTTKGLNDSGACNNNVICPEGDPWRDQIRSVALISGGGGLCTGQLMNNCAQDETPYFLTANHCVQGGINPATAIYRFRWESPTCTPTQNAPTNKTISGAQQLATNAGSDMAFLQLNSSPQDSWEVFYTGWNKGTTAATSVTAIHHPSGDIKKISFEEQPVTSGSYGGAQCWKVAAWDDGTTEGGSSGSGLWDQNGLLVGQLYGGQANCNFNFNDYYGKFNVSFPFLEQWLGDCGTTLPGLDPATVSVAELDEAAAIGLAPNPTTGTVLVTLPALGDGTAVLRLTDALGRVVAERNVARGTERLTLDLGGQADGLYLVDLRQNDRRVVQRLLLER, from the coding sequence ATGAAACACCTTCTACCCGGAACCTTCGCCTCCCTCGCCTTTCTGACCGCCGCACCCCTGCTCGCCCAGTTGGAGTTCGGCGGACGCCCCTACGGTCTTGACCGCTCGGTGCATGGCCTCCCCGAGCCCCCGGTGGCCGTGATGCCCGTGGTGGACCCCGCACCGCTCCTCGCCGAGGATGAGGCCCGGCTGGCCAATGGGAACAAAGGCCCGTACCGCTACGGCGTGGTCCATGCCACCGACCTGGGGTTGGACAACAGCGGGAGTTGGACCGTGCTCTCCAACGGGGACAGGGTCTGGCAGCTTGGCATCGAATGCCCGGCCGCCTTCAGCATCGACATGGTGTTCACGACCTACGTGGTCCCTGAAGGTGCGCGCGTGTACGTGCACACGCCCAATGGCGAGCACCTCGGTGCGTTCACCGCGGCCAGCAACGGGGGCTTCACGCAGATGGGTGTGGCACCCATGACCGGCGACCGCATCACCATCGAGTATGTGGAACCGGCCTCCGTGGCCGGTCAGGGCGACCTGCGCATCGGCGAAGTGATCCACGCCTATCGCGACATCATGGGCACCACCAAGGGGCTCAACGACAGCGGCGCCTGCAACAACAACGTGATCTGCCCGGAAGGCGATCCATGGAGGGACCAGATCCGTTCGGTGGCGTTGATCAGCGGTGGCGGAGGGCTCTGCACCGGTCAGTTGATGAACAACTGCGCCCAGGATGAGACCCCTTATTTCCTCACAGCCAATCACTGCGTGCAGGGAGGGATCAATCCGGCCACGGCGATCTACCGGTTCCGTTGGGAAAGCCCCACCTGCACCCCCACCCAGAACGCACCCACGAACAAGACCATCAGCGGGGCGCAACAGCTGGCGACCAATGCCGGATCGGACATGGCCTTCCTTCAGTTGAACAGTTCCCCTCAGGACAGCTGGGAGGTCTTCTACACGGGTTGGAACAAGGGGACCACGGCGGCGACGAGCGTCACTGCCATCCATCATCCTTCGGGCGACATCAAGAAGATCTCCTTCGAAGAGCAGCCTGTGACCAGTGGATCCTACGGCGGTGCACAGTGCTGGAAGGTGGCCGCCTGGGATGATGGCACCACCGAGGGCGGATCCTCCGGAAGCGGCCTGTGGGACCAGAACGGCCTGCTCGTGGGCCAGCTCTACGGCGGTCAGGCGAACTGTAATTTCAACTTCAACGACTATTACGGCAAGTTCAACGTGAGCTTCCCCTTCCTGGAGCAATGGCTGGGCGATTGCGGCACCACCCTGCCCGGACTTGATCCCGCCACGGTGAGCGTTGCGGAGCTCGATGAGGCCGCCGCCATCGGTCTGGCCCCCAACCCCACCACCGGCACCGTGCTGGTGACGCTTCCCGCCTTGGGTGATGGCACGGCCGTGCTGCGCCTCACCGACGCCCTGGGCCGCGTGGTGGCCGAGCGGAACGTGGCGCGTGGCACCGAGCGGCTCACCCTCGACCTTGGAGGCCAAGCGGACGGCCTCTACCTCGTTGACCTGCGGCAGAACGACCGGCGTGTGGTGCAGCGCCTGCTGCTGGAACGCTGA